From one Hirundo rustica isolate bHirRus1 chromosome 8, bHirRus1.pri.v3, whole genome shotgun sequence genomic stretch:
- the A1CF gene encoding APOBEC1 complementation factor isoform X1, translating to MESNHKSGDGLTGTQKEAALRALIQRTGYNLIQENGQRKYGGPPPGWDGPPPERGCEIFIGKLPRDLFEDELIPLCEKIGKIYEMRMMMDFNGNNRGYAFVTFSNKQEAKNAIKTLNNYEIRNGRLLGVCASVDNCRLFVGGIPKTKKREEILAEMKKVTDGVVDVIVYPSAADKTKNRGFAFVEYESHRAAAMARRKLLPGRIQLWGHPIAVDWAEPEVEVDEDTMSSVKILYVRNLMLSTTEETIEKEFNSIKPGAVERVKKIRDYAFVHFNKREHAVEAMKALNGKVLDGSPIEVTLAKPVDKDSYVRYTRGTGGRAPVLQGDYTYTLGHLYDPTAAYLGTPVFYAPQAYAAIPNLHFPAAKGLSNRSILRPPSVREIYMNVPVGAAGVRGLGGRGYLAFPSLGRGYHLKGDKRGEDKLYDLLPGMELTPMNHVTLKPQGIKLAPQILEEICQKNNWGQPVYQLHSAIGQDQRQLFLYKITIPALASQNPTIHPFTPPKLSAYIDEAKTYAAEYTLQTLGIPVEGAEVPPAAPAFPGYTIANAAAAVTATQLKQAVTVGQDLATYATYEAYPAFAVAARSDGYGAF from the exons ATGGAATCAAATCACAAATCCGGGGATGGATTGACCGGCACACAGAAAGAAGCCGCCCTCCGTGCGTTAATTCAGCGAACGGGATATAATTTGATCCAG GAAAATGGGCAGAGGAAATATGGGGGACCACCACCGGGCTGGGATGGCCCTCCACCAGAGAGGGGCTGTGAGATCTTCATTGGGAAACTGCCCCGAGACCTCTTTGAGGATGAACTTATCCCACTCTGTGAAAAG ATTGGCAAAATCTATGAGATGAGGATGATGATGGACTTCAATGGCAACAACAGGGGCTATGCCTTTGTGACCTTCTCCAACAAACAGGAGGCCAAGAATGCGATAAAGACACTCAATAATTATGAGATCAG GAACGGGAGACTCCTGGGGGTCTGTGCCAGCGTGGACAACTGCCGCCTGTTCGTGGGGGGCATCCCCAAAACCAAGAAGAGGGAGGAAATCCTGGCAGAGATGAAGAAGGTCACGGACGGTGTCGTGGATGTCATTGTCTACCCCAGCGCAGCCGATAAAACCAAAAACAGGGGCTTTGCTTTTGTGGAGTACGAGAGCCACCGGGCAGCAGCCATGGCCAGGAGGAAGCTGCTCCCAG GAAGGATCCAGCTGTGGGGACACCCCATCGCCGTGGACTGGGCAGAGCCGGAGGTGGAGGTGGATGAGGACACCATGTCCTCAGTGAAAATCCTCTACGTGAGGAACCTCATGCTCTCAACCACCGAGGAGACCATAGAGAAGGAGTTCAACAGCATCAAACCAG GTGCAGTGGAGAGAGTAAAGAAAATTAGAGACTACGCCTTTGTGCACTTTAATAAAAGAGAACATGCAGTGGAGGCCATGAAAGCCTTGAATGGGAAG GTGCTGGACGGGTCACCAATCGAGGTGACGTTGGCCAAGCCGGTGGACAAGGACAGCTACGTGAGGTACACGCGCGGCACGGGTGGCAGGGCCCCGGTGCTGCAGGGGGACTACACCTACACCCTGGGCCACCTGTACGACCCCACCGCCGCCTACCTGGGCACCCCGGTCTTCTACGCACCCCAGGCCTACGCGGCCATCCCCAACCTGCACTTCCCCGCCGCCAAGGGGCTCAGCAACAGGAGCATCCTCCGGCCCCCCTCTGTCCGAG AAATTTACATGAATGTACCTGTAGGGGCTGCGGGCGTCCGAGGCCTGGGAGGCCGCGGCTACCTGGCGTTCCCGAGCCTGGGGCGCGGATACCACCTCAAGGGAGACAAGAGGGGAGAGGACAAGCTCTACGAcctcctgccagggatggagctcaCCCCCATGAACCACGTCACGCTAAAGCCCCAAGGGATCAAACTCGCCCCTCAG atCTTAGAAGAAATCTGCCAGAAAAACAACTGGGGACAACCTGTGTACCAGCTCCACTCTGCCATTGGTCAGGATCAAAGACAGCTCTTCCTCTACAAAATCACCATCCCTGCCCTTGCCAGCCAGAACCCCACCAT ACACCCCTTCACACCGCCCAAGCTCAGTGCCTACATCGACGAGGCCAAGACCTACGCGGCTGAGTACACCCTGCAGACCCTGGGCATCCCCGTGGAGGGGGCAGAGGTGCCGCCTGCAGCGCCAGCTTTTCCAG GATACACCATTGCCAacgcagctgctgctgtcacagccacCCAGCTCAAGCAAGCAGTGACAGTGGGACAAGATTTGGCCACGTACGCGACCTATGAAGCCTATCCTGCCTTCGCTGTCGCCGCACGGAGCGACGGCTACGGAGCCTTTTAA
- the A1CF gene encoding APOBEC1 complementation factor isoform X2, with protein MESNHKSGDGLTGTQKEAALRALIQRTGYNLIQENGQRKYGGPPPGWDGPPPERGCEIFIGKLPRDLFEDELIPLCEKIGKIYEMRMMMDFNGNNRGYAFVTFSNKQEAKNAIKTLNNYEIRNGRLLGVCASVDNCRLFVGGIPKTKKREEILAEMKKVTDGVVDVIVYPSAADKTKNRGFAFVEYESHRAAAMARRKLLPGRIQLWGHPIAVDWAEPEVEVDEDTMSSVKILYVRNLMLSTTEETIEKEFNSIKPGAVERVKKIRDYAFVHFNKREHAVEAMKALNGKVLDGSPIEVTLAKPVDKDSYVRYTRGTGGRAPVLQGDYTYTLGHLYDPTAAYLGTPVFYAPQAYAAIPNLHFPAAKGLSNRSILRPPSVRGAAGVRGLGGRGYLAFPSLGRGYHLKGDKRGEDKLYDLLPGMELTPMNHVTLKPQGIKLAPQILEEICQKNNWGQPVYQLHSAIGQDQRQLFLYKITIPALASQNPTIHPFTPPKLSAYIDEAKTYAAEYTLQTLGIPVEGAEVPPAAPAFPGYTIANAAAAVTATQLKQAVTVGQDLATYATYEAYPAFAVAARSDGYGAF; from the exons ATGGAATCAAATCACAAATCCGGGGATGGATTGACCGGCACACAGAAAGAAGCCGCCCTCCGTGCGTTAATTCAGCGAACGGGATATAATTTGATCCAG GAAAATGGGCAGAGGAAATATGGGGGACCACCACCGGGCTGGGATGGCCCTCCACCAGAGAGGGGCTGTGAGATCTTCATTGGGAAACTGCCCCGAGACCTCTTTGAGGATGAACTTATCCCACTCTGTGAAAAG ATTGGCAAAATCTATGAGATGAGGATGATGATGGACTTCAATGGCAACAACAGGGGCTATGCCTTTGTGACCTTCTCCAACAAACAGGAGGCCAAGAATGCGATAAAGACACTCAATAATTATGAGATCAG GAACGGGAGACTCCTGGGGGTCTGTGCCAGCGTGGACAACTGCCGCCTGTTCGTGGGGGGCATCCCCAAAACCAAGAAGAGGGAGGAAATCCTGGCAGAGATGAAGAAGGTCACGGACGGTGTCGTGGATGTCATTGTCTACCCCAGCGCAGCCGATAAAACCAAAAACAGGGGCTTTGCTTTTGTGGAGTACGAGAGCCACCGGGCAGCAGCCATGGCCAGGAGGAAGCTGCTCCCAG GAAGGATCCAGCTGTGGGGACACCCCATCGCCGTGGACTGGGCAGAGCCGGAGGTGGAGGTGGATGAGGACACCATGTCCTCAGTGAAAATCCTCTACGTGAGGAACCTCATGCTCTCAACCACCGAGGAGACCATAGAGAAGGAGTTCAACAGCATCAAACCAG GTGCAGTGGAGAGAGTAAAGAAAATTAGAGACTACGCCTTTGTGCACTTTAATAAAAGAGAACATGCAGTGGAGGCCATGAAAGCCTTGAATGGGAAG GTGCTGGACGGGTCACCAATCGAGGTGACGTTGGCCAAGCCGGTGGACAAGGACAGCTACGTGAGGTACACGCGCGGCACGGGTGGCAGGGCCCCGGTGCTGCAGGGGGACTACACCTACACCCTGGGCCACCTGTACGACCCCACCGCCGCCTACCTGGGCACCCCGGTCTTCTACGCACCCCAGGCCTACGCGGCCATCCCCAACCTGCACTTCCCCGCCGCCAAGGGGCTCAGCAACAGGAGCATCCTCCGGCCCCCCTCTGTCCGAG GGGCTGCGGGCGTCCGAGGCCTGGGAGGCCGCGGCTACCTGGCGTTCCCGAGCCTGGGGCGCGGATACCACCTCAAGGGAGACAAGAGGGGAGAGGACAAGCTCTACGAcctcctgccagggatggagctcaCCCCCATGAACCACGTCACGCTAAAGCCCCAAGGGATCAAACTCGCCCCTCAG atCTTAGAAGAAATCTGCCAGAAAAACAACTGGGGACAACCTGTGTACCAGCTCCACTCTGCCATTGGTCAGGATCAAAGACAGCTCTTCCTCTACAAAATCACCATCCCTGCCCTTGCCAGCCAGAACCCCACCAT ACACCCCTTCACACCGCCCAAGCTCAGTGCCTACATCGACGAGGCCAAGACCTACGCGGCTGAGTACACCCTGCAGACCCTGGGCATCCCCGTGGAGGGGGCAGAGGTGCCGCCTGCAGCGCCAGCTTTTCCAG GATACACCATTGCCAacgcagctgctgctgtcacagccacCCAGCTCAAGCAAGCAGTGACAGTGGGACAAGATTTGGCCACGTACGCGACCTATGAAGCCTATCCTGCCTTCGCTGTCGCCGCACGGAGCGACGGCTACGGAGCCTTTTAA